The nucleotide window CATGCACGAGCTGTCAAAATGGGCGCGCGACAACCGCAAGATGATCGTCTTCGCTGAAGGTCCGGGCGGGCGATTGGTGCTGGATTTCCGCGACGCGCTCAACCCAATGGCGCAACTCATGGTCACGCTGTTCGCCTTCGCCGCGCAAATGGAAGCTCAGGCCATTCGGGAACGCGTCACCGGCGCTCAGGCAGCAATGCGCGTCATGCCGCTTCGTTGGCGTGGTTCTCGCCCCCCGTACGGATACCTGCCCGAAGCGCTTGCTGACGGGGGAATGACGCTCGTACAGGACAAGAAAGCCGTCAAGGTCATTATGCGCATCATCAAGGAACTGATGCGCGACAAGACCGCTTCAGCCATCGCCGCCGAGCTGAACGAGGCGGGCATTCTATCGCCGCGCGACCATTGGAGCCTGATAAAGGGCCGCAAGACCGGTGGCAAGGTGGGCAACAGCACGGGCGAAAAGATCGAAAAGGACAAGTTCAAATGGCGCCACAACACAATTAAAAAACTACTCACATCGGAAACCTTGCTCGGCTGGAAAATGACCGACAACGGGCCCGTCCGCGACAGCGAAGGCGCCCCGATCATGGCGACCCGCGAACCAATCCTCACGCGCGAGGAATTCGACGCCGTAGGGGCGCTCTTCACGGACCACAACCCCGACAAGACAAAGTGGTTCCGCGTTGACAGCGTGGCAATGCTGCTGCGCGTAATTCTGTGCGATGGCTGCGGGGAAAACATGTCTGTCGGGCGCCCGTCCGCGAACAGTAAGGGCATTTCCGAGGTCTACAAATGTGGCTCGTGGGGACGCGGGGAAAAGTGCCCGTCACCCTCAAGCGTGAAGCTCGAATGGGCGGAAGAGTACGTCCGGGACCGGTTCCTAGCGGCTGTCGGAGGAATGCAGCTCACAGAGACGCGTTACATTCCCGGGTATGACCCGCAACCTGAAATCGACGCCACAACGGCCGAATACGAAGCCCACATGGGCGAGCAAGGGCAGCAGGAGAGCAAGGCAGCACAAGCGGCATGGAAG belongs to Streptomyces finlayi and includes:
- a CDS encoding recombinase family protein, which codes for MTTTLRGLSVLRLSVLTDETTSPERQRDANHLAAGALNIDLAGREAVDLGVSASKTTPFERPELGDWLKRPSEYDALVFWRFDRAVRSMDDMHELSKWARDNRKMIVFAEGPGGRLVLDFRDALNPMAQLMVTLFAFAAQMEAQAIRERVTGAQAAMRVMPLRWRGSRPPYGYLPEALADGGMTLVQDKKAVKVIMRIIKELMRDKTASAIAAELNEAGILSPRDHWSLIKGRKTGGKVGNSTGEKIEKDKFKWRHNTIKKLLTSETLLGWKMTDNGPVRDSEGAPIMATREPILTREEFDAVGALFTDHNPDKTKWFRVDSVAMLLRVILCDGCGENMSVGRPSANSKGISEVYKCGSWGRGEKCPSPSSVKLEWAEEYVRDRFLAAVGGMQLTETRYIPGYDPQPEIDATTAEYEAHMGEQGQQESKAAQAAWKRRATALDARLAELETREARPARTEVVQLGVTIADAWRDADDKSRRDMLREAGVTIRIKRAKRGRVFKLNEDRVVWNMANDYFTQGAKELEAIADAEHPVTTRAQEQLRNKLKARRAADQLAFNVQQLVSDAAATQASEAPEPREAVAARYDALMTDHDEADRADVEARANELRIK